The following are from one region of the Alicyclobacillus fastidiosus genome:
- a CDS encoding xanthine phosphoribosyltransferase, protein MRELQAYIRKEGQVLSEQVLKVNSFLNHQVDPDLIMNIGKTIAERYQDAGITKIVTIEASGIHIAFAAALSLGVPFVYAKKSKAITQSNEVHAASVYSFTRQQTYQITISKEFLNSDDKVLIVDDILAEGAGVRGLREIMEEAGCELIAVSVVIEKSFQNGRKMLDDAGIPVYALARIASMSPEKGIEFITEETIKGDM, encoded by the coding sequence ATGCGGGAATTGCAGGCGTACATTCGAAAGGAAGGACAAGTGTTATCCGAGCAAGTTCTGAAAGTGAATTCGTTTTTGAACCATCAAGTCGATCCCGACTTGATCATGAACATCGGCAAAACCATCGCCGAACGGTATCAAGATGCGGGCATCACGAAGATCGTCACTATCGAGGCGAGCGGCATCCACATCGCGTTTGCCGCGGCTTTGTCCTTGGGGGTTCCTTTCGTCTACGCCAAAAAATCGAAGGCGATCACGCAATCGAATGAAGTCCACGCTGCCTCCGTGTACTCATTCACTCGACAACAAACGTACCAAATCACCATTTCCAAAGAATTTTTGAACAGTGACGACAAAGTTTTAATTGTCGACGACATCCTCGCGGAAGGAGCGGGCGTGCGCGGACTTCGAGAGATCATGGAGGAAGCTGGGTGTGAACTGATTGCGGTGAGCGTCGTAATCGAAAAAAGTTTTCAGAACGGCAGAAAGATGCTAGATGATGCTGGAATACCGGTCTACGCACTCGCCCGCATCGCCTCAATGTCGCCAGAGAAGGGCATCGAGTTCATCACAGAAGAGACAATTAAGGGGGATATGTAG
- a CDS encoding nucleobase:cation symporter-2 family protein has product MLNKRSVFALGFQHVLAMYAGSMIVPLIIGGSLKLNDTQMAYLIAADMFTCGIATLLQVIGNRFVGIRLPVVLGCTFTAVGPIVAIGHTTNLPTIFDAIVIAGILVFLLAPVFGRLLKFFPPIVTGSVVTIIGLSLIPVAMNDAAGGQGSPDFGQPHNLILALGTLVLIVVLNRFFKGFLRSISVLVGLIAGTIAGYALGMVNFSSVAAASWVNIVHPLYFGKPQFNIAAIITMFIVCVVSMVESTGVYYALSKITEKPIEEKDIVKGLRAEGIAIVLGGLFNTFPYTAFSQNVGLVSMTRVKNRSVVVAAGGILLVLGLLPKVAALVTVIPSAVLGGAMIAMFGMVVAYGMNMLGKVDLRSNENLLIIACSISIGLGSAVVPQMFEHLPNTLNMLLQSGIVPGTITAVLMNLFLNHFGHAQMSEALQDEKVA; this is encoded by the coding sequence GTGTTAAATAAACGAAGTGTCTTTGCGTTGGGCTTCCAGCACGTGCTTGCCATGTATGCTGGCTCGATGATCGTTCCGCTGATCATCGGCGGATCGCTCAAGCTGAACGATACACAAATGGCTTACCTGATTGCGGCGGACATGTTCACATGCGGCATCGCCACGTTGCTGCAGGTCATTGGCAACCGCTTTGTCGGGATACGACTCCCGGTCGTCCTCGGCTGCACGTTCACTGCGGTGGGACCCATCGTCGCAATTGGCCACACCACCAATTTGCCGACGATCTTTGACGCCATCGTGATCGCGGGCATTCTCGTCTTCTTACTGGCTCCTGTGTTCGGAAGGTTACTCAAGTTCTTCCCCCCGATTGTCACTGGATCGGTCGTGACCATCATTGGGCTGTCGCTGATCCCAGTGGCGATGAACGACGCGGCTGGCGGCCAGGGAAGCCCAGATTTCGGGCAGCCACACAATCTCATTCTCGCACTGGGCACCTTGGTACTGATTGTCGTACTCAACCGTTTTTTCAAAGGCTTCCTTCGATCCATCTCTGTCCTCGTAGGGCTTATCGCAGGCACGATTGCGGGGTATGCACTTGGCATGGTCAACTTCAGCTCGGTCGCAGCCGCTTCCTGGGTGAATATCGTTCACCCCCTCTACTTCGGCAAGCCTCAATTCAATATTGCAGCAATCATAACGATGTTCATCGTCTGTGTCGTCAGCATGGTTGAATCCACGGGCGTGTACTATGCGCTCAGCAAGATTACGGAAAAGCCGATCGAGGAAAAAGACATTGTGAAAGGTCTGCGCGCCGAAGGCATCGCGATCGTCTTAGGCGGGCTGTTCAACACCTTCCCATACACCGCCTTCTCACAAAACGTCGGCCTCGTGTCGATGACGCGGGTGAAAAACCGCAGCGTGGTGGTGGCAGCGGGTGGCATACTCCTCGTCCTCGGCCTGTTGCCAAAGGTCGCAGCACTCGTTACGGTGATTCCATCTGCCGTCTTAGGTGGGGCCATGATCGCCATGTTTGGCATGGTCGTCGCCTACGGCATGAATATGCTCGGCAAGGTAGACCTGCGAAGCAACGAAAACCTGCTGATCATCGCCTGCAGCATCTCCATTGGCCTAGGTTCAGCAGTCGTTCCACAAATGTTTGAGCACCTCCCGAATACGCTCAACATGCTGCTGCAAAGCGGTATTGTCCCTGGAACCATCACCGCCGTACTGATGAACCTCTTCCTCAATCACTTCGGCCACGCGCAGATGTCCGAAGCGTTACAGGATGAGAAAGTCGCATAA
- a CDS encoding glycosyltransferase, whose product MFISLRPWKNDQGALIDPVSPNAANLIDADESRKWGVLPWEVIGNRVWVAYSDVAFKEDVCKRLSSWEVIFTEALPEEIEYAQDRVYGLPKNMADIRLGGILLQQGKIEADDLLFALDQQPNFGGKLGAILSSDNRANYWEIAEGVARQRMLPVISLVEQAQLTAKHPSTQNVWTQLEDSFWIRHQCVPIAVYGNVLTIAMVDPDDAGAIEELKAKTGLELSITITGFRDITAVYAAYYQDIHSAKSREGLKNVLPEWSAHKRFSKVQWVMMMTTIFLVVLCLLLWFLPTLLTINIGVQIFYIMNSIVRLNWILRSTKMPLEVAVTDTDLASVDRTSLPIYTILVPLYKETAVLPTIKRALLRLDYPKDRLDVKILLEEDDTETIAIARSSQLPNYVDLVIVPSSEPKTKPKACNYGLLRARGDYVVIFDAEDIPEPDQLLKAIATFQSVPDNVACVQAKLSYFNGSQNMLTRWFTAEYAMWFDLLLPALYASDLPIPLGGTSNHFRTDVLRKIGAWDPFNVTEDADLGIRLHRDGWRTAVMNSTTHEEANSEFVNWVRQRSRWVKGYLQTWFVHMRHPVHLWKELGPKGFFGFQIVVGGTPLTFLLNPLLWALTTSWFAVGSPIAHDLFPGWLYYTSFVNLLLGNFAFTYSNVSGMARRGAWGLVKYAALSPIYWTFMSVAAWKGTWQLITRPSYWEKTTHGLDTSYAENFTKGVGM is encoded by the coding sequence ATGTTTATATCGTTGCGGCCTTGGAAGAATGACCAAGGTGCGTTGATTGACCCGGTCTCACCAAATGCCGCTAACCTTATCGACGCCGATGAATCACGGAAGTGGGGGGTACTCCCCTGGGAGGTAATCGGCAATCGTGTTTGGGTAGCGTATTCAGATGTGGCCTTCAAAGAGGATGTTTGTAAAAGGTTATCATCGTGGGAAGTAATATTTACAGAAGCCTTGCCAGAGGAGATCGAATACGCGCAGGATCGAGTGTATGGACTTCCGAAAAACATGGCGGATATTCGACTCGGCGGCATTCTTCTACAACAAGGTAAAATTGAAGCAGACGATTTGCTCTTTGCGCTTGACCAGCAACCGAATTTCGGGGGTAAACTGGGCGCAATTCTCAGTAGTGATAATCGGGCAAACTACTGGGAAATTGCCGAGGGTGTCGCCAGGCAACGGATGCTTCCTGTGATTTCATTAGTTGAACAAGCGCAACTGACCGCAAAACATCCATCGACGCAGAACGTTTGGACACAGCTCGAAGATAGTTTTTGGATTCGTCATCAATGTGTTCCAATCGCTGTCTATGGTAACGTTCTGACGATTGCTATGGTCGACCCAGATGACGCTGGAGCCATTGAGGAATTGAAGGCCAAAACCGGCTTAGAATTGTCGATAACGATCACTGGATTCCGTGATATTACTGCGGTCTATGCGGCTTACTATCAGGACATACACAGTGCAAAGAGCCGCGAAGGACTTAAGAACGTTTTGCCCGAATGGTCCGCCCATAAACGGTTTTCGAAAGTACAGTGGGTCATGATGATGACAACGATTTTCTTGGTTGTCCTCTGCTTACTTCTGTGGTTCCTTCCCACTTTGCTGACCATCAATATTGGAGTCCAGATTTTTTATATAATGAATTCCATTGTCCGCTTAAATTGGATTCTCAGGTCGACAAAAATGCCGCTGGAGGTCGCGGTCACCGATACAGATTTGGCGTCGGTTGATCGTACTTCTCTGCCGATTTATACGATTCTCGTCCCTTTATACAAGGAAACTGCCGTATTACCTACGATTAAACGAGCGCTTCTGCGTTTGGATTACCCGAAAGACCGTCTGGATGTGAAAATCCTCTTAGAAGAGGATGATACTGAAACAATTGCAATCGCTCGTTCCAGTCAATTACCGAATTATGTTGATCTGGTCATTGTACCGTCATCAGAACCTAAGACTAAACCGAAAGCCTGTAATTACGGTCTACTTCGTGCACGTGGCGACTACGTTGTGATCTTTGATGCGGAGGACATTCCGGAACCCGACCAGTTACTTAAGGCAATTGCCACGTTTCAGTCTGTGCCTGACAATGTTGCTTGTGTGCAAGCCAAGCTAAGTTATTTCAATGGGTCACAGAATATGCTCACTCGTTGGTTTACAGCCGAATACGCGATGTGGTTCGATTTACTGCTCCCCGCGTTGTATGCTTCTGACTTACCTATTCCACTCGGCGGTACTTCAAATCACTTCCGCACGGATGTACTGAGGAAGATTGGCGCATGGGACCCGTTTAACGTCACGGAAGATGCCGACCTTGGCATTCGTCTTCATCGCGATGGCTGGAGAACTGCTGTCATGAACTCGACCACACATGAAGAGGCCAACTCCGAGTTTGTTAACTGGGTTAGACAGCGTTCCCGTTGGGTTAAAGGTTATTTGCAGACTTGGTTCGTTCACATGAGGCACCCAGTACATTTGTGGAAAGAACTTGGCCCTAAAGGCTTTTTCGGGTTTCAAATTGTTGTCGGCGGTACTCCACTGACGTTTCTCTTGAATCCCTTATTGTGGGCTCTTACTACATCGTGGTTTGCGGTCGGTTCACCCATAGCGCATGACCTGTTCCCAGGGTGGCTCTATTACACGTCGTTTGTGAATCTGCTGCTTGGTAACTTTGCGTTCACGTATTCGAATGTGTCAGGAATGGCTCGTCGCGGTGCTTGGGGCCTTGTTAAGTACGCTGCGCTCTCCCCAATTTATTGGACATTCATGTCTGTGGCTGCTTGGAAAGGGACGTGGCAGTTGATTACGAGGCCATCATATTGGGAAAAGACAACGCACGGATTGGATACGTCATACGCAGAGAATTTTACAAAGGGAGTGGGGATGTAG
- a CDS encoding archaeosortase/exosortase family protein, with amino-acid sequence MLSLRTRWFVAWVCLTCIPFFPVYWPQIGKLLSDTPDAYLCFVPVLAMVWMIRGMRQATTDYPNDSELNFILGVTLSFIALFLAVWGLTHYPLTFYGEGIVLALWPIWGLTVSWFIFGVGSSRWVWRPLLFLYLDVPSLYNVISIRVSSGLSALTNSFIANLTNFVHWIHWQGTSGSVLYRSDWIPVSITTACTGADSVMAVLIVLIFLLSTRTGSLLRKASWVLIGLVLAVFMNCIRVLTLVSVLHVWGSSQVFDDVHALLGVFLFVIMAAVLVKAGEFLGLEPQGSKAYSDLRTPGKISVSLTTVVSLMLLVTVFLGRYDNQANVWTTFSTRTDIANGAYPDIAGYYMVSLGSFDDSSILGEGTHSYSMAYSNQAGQYYRVESWNAPSGWRLEDYSVNDCLTFHGDEILSGARLNLPHAIQAHFYLVALPPMQRGAGEDIYGVVTIMFQDNDRVVNGTPTYERVEISSPMRRNVPKSELRYTSIDRADLIEFSSTLINNLLV; translated from the coding sequence ATGCTCTCTTTACGGACTCGATGGTTTGTAGCATGGGTCTGTCTCACTTGTATTCCCTTCTTTCCTGTCTACTGGCCTCAGATTGGGAAACTGCTCTCAGACACACCAGACGCTTACCTCTGCTTCGTTCCCGTGTTGGCTATGGTATGGATGATTCGAGGCATGCGACAAGCAACCACAGATTATCCGAATGACTCAGAACTAAACTTCATTCTTGGCGTGACACTAAGTTTTATTGCCCTATTTCTCGCCGTATGGGGACTTACACATTATCCTCTTACATTTTATGGAGAAGGAATTGTACTCGCCCTATGGCCAATCTGGGGGCTGACTGTTTCATGGTTCATCTTTGGTGTCGGTTCATCGAGATGGGTATGGAGACCTCTTCTATTTCTCTACCTTGATGTACCTTCTCTCTACAATGTGATATCCATTCGGGTTTCTAGTGGACTAAGTGCGCTGACAAACTCCTTCATCGCCAACCTAACCAACTTCGTTCATTGGATACACTGGCAGGGAACTAGCGGCTCAGTTTTGTATAGGTCAGACTGGATACCTGTGTCCATCACGACGGCATGTACTGGAGCCGACAGTGTAATGGCTGTTTTGATCGTACTCATCTTTTTACTTTCCACCAGAACGGGATCGTTGTTACGAAAGGCCTCTTGGGTACTCATTGGTTTAGTCCTAGCTGTTTTCATGAACTGCATCCGAGTTTTGACATTGGTATCGGTTTTACATGTTTGGGGATCCAGCCAAGTATTTGACGACGTGCACGCTTTGTTAGGTGTGTTTCTGTTCGTCATCATGGCAGCGGTATTGGTGAAGGCAGGCGAATTCCTGGGCCTGGAACCACAGGGATCCAAGGCATACTCAGACTTAAGGACGCCTGGCAAGATATCAGTGTCTTTGACGACGGTAGTGAGCTTAATGCTACTGGTTACCGTTTTCCTCGGAAGATATGACAATCAAGCGAATGTATGGACAACGTTCTCGACACGAACTGATATCGCAAATGGAGCATACCCGGATATCGCAGGATACTATATGGTATCATTGGGCTCTTTCGACGATTCAAGTATCCTCGGAGAGGGAACGCACAGTTATTCGATGGCATACTCAAATCAGGCTGGACAATACTATAGAGTCGAATCTTGGAATGCACCGTCTGGCTGGAGACTTGAAGACTACAGCGTAAACGACTGTCTCACATTTCACGGGGATGAAATTCTGAGCGGAGCCAGACTCAACTTACCACACGCGATACAGGCACACTTTTACCTAGTTGCGCTACCACCAATGCAACGTGGAGCAGGCGAGGACATTTATGGAGTGGTCACGATCATGTTCCAAGACAACGATCGCGTAGTGAATGGGACACCGACTTATGAGCGTGTTGAAATTTCTTCACCAATGAGACGTAACGTTCCTAAATCAGAGCTTCGATATACATCGATTGACCGAGCTGATTTGATAGAATTCAGTTCGACTCTCATCAATAACTTGCTCGTCTGA
- a CDS encoding ABC transporter ATP-binding protein → MAKDVAVEIRNLTKVIGGKTIVDNLSFDIPRGEVFGFLGPNGAGKTTTIRMMVGLISKTKGEVFINGIDVSKHFKEAMKHVGAIVENPEMYKFLTGYQNLRHFANMCPGVTEARIQEVVKLVGLDQRIHDRVRTYSLGMRQRLGLAQALLRDPDVLILDEPTNGLDPAGIRELRDQLRWLAQNKGVAVIVSSHLLSEMELMCDRVAIIQAGKLIDVKTVREMVEGETDTSVIEFEVGDVEQAKAVLSAQYPALTADLSEKGLRVSVDRDKVPDVVASLVKADIKIYGVNAVSKSLEESFLEITGGSGIV, encoded by the coding sequence ATGGCCAAGGATGTTGCAGTGGAAATTCGCAATCTGACGAAAGTCATTGGTGGCAAGACGATAGTGGACAATTTATCCTTTGATATCCCGCGCGGTGAAGTTTTTGGCTTCCTCGGGCCGAACGGTGCCGGAAAAACCACCACGATTCGCATGATGGTGGGGCTCATTTCCAAGACCAAAGGTGAAGTGTTTATTAACGGGATCGACGTATCCAAGCACTTTAAAGAAGCCATGAAGCACGTGGGCGCGATTGTAGAGAATCCGGAAATGTATAAGTTCTTGACCGGATACCAGAATTTACGCCATTTTGCCAACATGTGTCCTGGTGTGACTGAAGCGCGAATCCAGGAAGTTGTGAAGTTGGTCGGGTTGGATCAGCGGATACACGACAGAGTCCGCACGTATTCTCTGGGCATGCGGCAACGTTTGGGACTGGCGCAAGCATTGTTGCGTGATCCGGACGTCCTAATTTTGGACGAGCCGACCAACGGATTGGATCCGGCCGGCATCCGTGAATTGCGTGATCAGCTTCGCTGGCTGGCACAAAACAAGGGCGTTGCCGTCATTGTCTCCAGCCATCTACTGTCTGAGATGGAACTCATGTGTGACCGAGTGGCCATTATCCAGGCCGGCAAGCTGATCGATGTGAAGACGGTTCGGGAAATGGTAGAAGGGGAAACCGATACATCGGTCATTGAGTTTGAAGTGGGCGATGTTGAACAAGCGAAAGCGGTGCTTTCTGCACAATACCCCGCTCTCACAGCGGATTTGAGTGAGAAAGGGTTGCGTGTTTCGGTGGATCGAGACAAGGTTCCGGACGTGGTGGCAAGCCTGGTCAAAGCCGATATCAAGATTTACGGTGTCAATGCTGTCAGCAAATCACTGGAAGAATCGTTCCTGGAAATCACGGGGGGTAGCGGCATTGTTTAA
- a CDS encoding ABC transporter permease subunit: MFKLIANENLKIYIRVRTWILLGITVAAALAIAIAIKSTPHSAFSGTGWDFTNTASHLSALLIAFIVVTVGDIVASEFSTGSIKMLLTQTTTRARILTSKYIAALLFALFMTVCLYVSSLLIGGIFFGFHGAGTAQTWLNYQHHKYSMSAAGYSLMQYGFLFVQIILMVTIAFMISAIFRSSALAITISILAFLVGDILAAALHHFVWDKFIIFTNLDLSTYVVPGSGPIISGMTMGFSIFMLALYFVVMNILTWWIFIKRDVSFS; encoded by the coding sequence TTGTTTAAGTTGATTGCCAATGAGAATTTGAAGATTTACATCCGCGTCCGCACCTGGATCCTGCTCGGTATCACTGTCGCGGCAGCGCTTGCCATTGCGATTGCCATTAAGTCTACTCCCCATTCAGCATTTTCGGGAACGGGCTGGGATTTCACGAATACAGCCAGCCATCTGTCAGCGTTGCTCATCGCGTTTATTGTGGTGACTGTCGGAGACATCGTCGCCTCTGAATTTAGCACCGGCTCCATCAAGATGTTGCTGACTCAGACGACAACAAGGGCGCGCATTTTGACTTCTAAATACATCGCGGCCCTATTGTTCGCCCTGTTTATGACGGTTTGTCTATATGTGTCCTCGTTGCTTATCGGTGGAATTTTCTTTGGTTTTCACGGGGCGGGCACCGCTCAAACGTGGTTAAACTATCAGCATCATAAATACAGCATGTCAGCAGCAGGCTACAGCTTAATGCAGTATGGGTTTTTGTTCGTCCAAATCATTTTGATGGTGACCATCGCGTTTATGATTTCTGCCATCTTCCGCAGCAGCGCGCTCGCCATTACCATATCCATTCTCGCCTTTTTGGTAGGCGATATCCTAGCGGCTGCATTGCATCACTTCGTATGGGACAAGTTCATCATTTTCACGAATCTTGATTTGTCGACCTATGTTGTTCCGGGAAGTGGTCCGATTATTAGCGGGATGACGATGGGATTCTCAATCTTTATGCTCGCCTTGTATTTTGTGGTGATGAACATTCTGACTTGGTGGATTTTCATCAAGCGCGACGTGTCCTTTAGCTGA
- the rlmH gene encoding 23S rRNA (pseudouridine(1915)-N(3))-methyltransferase RlmH, which produces MHIEVIAVGKLKERYWTEALREYEKRLSAYVQLTIHEVPDEPAPETISHAEQLQVLQREADRIEKLLRPRDGIVLLDIQGKPLSSEQWSQTYADLLGEAYGRLVFIIGGSNGVHPDLKKRARVRWSFGPLTLPHQLARVVLLEQIYRGIRIMRGEPYHK; this is translated from the coding sequence GTGCATATTGAGGTCATTGCAGTAGGAAAACTGAAAGAGCGGTATTGGACAGAGGCGCTTCGCGAATATGAGAAGCGCCTTTCGGCGTATGTTCAGCTCACGATCCACGAAGTGCCTGATGAGCCCGCGCCAGAGACGATATCCCATGCCGAACAATTGCAAGTGTTGCAACGAGAGGCGGATAGAATCGAGAAATTGCTCCGTCCGCGCGATGGCATTGTATTGCTCGACATTCAGGGCAAGCCGTTGTCGTCCGAACAATGGAGTCAGACGTACGCCGACTTGCTGGGGGAAGCTTACGGGCGGCTGGTGTTTATCATCGGCGGATCGAACGGTGTACACCCGGATTTGAAGAAGCGTGCCCGCGTTCGCTGGAGTTTCGGCCCGCTGACTTTGCCGCACCAGTTGGCCCGAGTGGTGTTGCTCGAGCAAATTTACCGCGGGATACGGATTATGCGTGGGGAACCCTATCACAAATAA
- a CDS encoding trypsin-like peptidase domain-containing protein, translating into MGFHQDGSRQEGNRGVQLSRSWKWIAVVTLSALVGSATTFAAQGVLPHGDLPGSVASARTTNMDSVIRSVSVNVDDGVTSAVKRVEPDVVGVLNYSQVSNYFSQKSKLQATGVGTGVMFFKDNQSAYLVTNNHVVEGAAKVEIVMNAGKHVNAVVVGTDPYTDLAVLKVPAATFKRIDPITFANSDTIEPGEAAIAIGTPMGLDFADTVTKGIVSAKSRIMPVQDEESQQTLDYQSVIQTDAAINPGNSGGPLIDINGDVIGINSSKIVAQNFEGMGFAIPANSVRNIAKQLMQTGHAQHSALGIEAYSLSSLPQQMWPDVPVDYGVWVKTVTASSAKRAGLRAGDVIVGLNGKPIKTVADLRTYLFQLKPGDKAQLKVYRGSQSLTITTSVGEMSGHRAMAGVQNQSGTPDNEDDSVDPLNPFGSGIQ; encoded by the coding sequence ATGGGTTTTCATCAGGATGGGAGTCGGCAGGAAGGGAATCGTGGCGTGCAATTATCGCGCAGCTGGAAGTGGATTGCCGTCGTAACCTTGTCGGCGCTAGTCGGGTCGGCGACTACGTTTGCCGCACAGGGCGTATTGCCACATGGTGATCTACCTGGCAGCGTTGCGTCAGCGAGAACGACCAATATGGACAGCGTCATCCGCAGTGTCAGCGTCAATGTCGATGACGGCGTGACAAGTGCTGTGAAGCGCGTCGAGCCAGATGTGGTTGGCGTACTGAACTACTCGCAGGTGTCGAATTACTTTTCTCAGAAATCCAAGTTACAAGCGACGGGTGTAGGTACAGGTGTGATGTTCTTTAAGGACAACCAAAGCGCCTATCTTGTCACGAATAACCACGTCGTGGAAGGTGCAGCCAAGGTCGAAATCGTCATGAATGCCGGTAAGCACGTCAACGCGGTGGTCGTGGGGACTGATCCATATACCGATCTCGCCGTCCTCAAAGTACCTGCTGCGACCTTCAAGCGGATCGATCCCATCACGTTCGCCAATTCCGATACCATCGAACCGGGCGAAGCGGCGATTGCTATCGGGACGCCGATGGGGCTCGACTTTGCCGACACCGTTACCAAGGGTATCGTCAGCGCGAAATCCCGCATCATGCCGGTTCAGGATGAGGAAAGTCAACAGACGTTGGACTACCAGTCTGTCATCCAAACGGATGCGGCGATTAATCCCGGCAATAGTGGCGGGCCCTTGATCGACATCAATGGCGACGTGATCGGTATCAACAGCAGTAAAATCGTGGCGCAAAACTTTGAGGGTATGGGTTTTGCAATCCCTGCCAATTCCGTGCGCAACATCGCTAAACAGTTGATGCAAACAGGTCATGCACAGCATTCGGCATTGGGCATTGAGGCGTACTCGCTGTCGTCCTTGCCGCAGCAGATGTGGCCTGACGTCCCTGTTGACTATGGCGTGTGGGTGAAGACGGTAACGGCTAGCTCGGCGAAAAGGGCAGGCCTGAGGGCGGGGGACGTCATTGTTGGTCTCAATGGCAAGCCGATCAAGACGGTAGCGGATTTGCGCACCTATCTGTTCCAATTAAAGCCCGGAGACAAGGCGCAACTAAAAGTGTACCGCGGCAGTCAGAGTCTCACCATCACGACCAGCGTCGGGGAAATGAGCGGGCATCGTGCGATGGCTGGCGTACAAAATCAAAGCGGCACCCCGGACAATGAAGATGACAGTGTCGATCCGCTCAACCCATTCGGCTCAGGTATTCAATGA
- a CDS encoding MBL fold metallo-hydrolase, whose translation MQFSILASGSNGNSVYIEHQDTRILLDAGISGKQLRTRLETTCERDLEGLSGVLVTHEHDDHVRGLTQVYKYAQSPVYMTEGTHASLAEKLRPETSNCPVEFVREDAAFYIGSIRVTPFAISHDAEQPVAYRFDTDDASLAVVTDLGYVTDHQKTLLQGCQAYVFESNHDVDMLRAGRYPWHLKRRILGDKGHLSNVDAAYALVDILPDEPVDVYLAHLSQDNNHPDLADITVQGILGDARAAIAREIRVKRTSRHEATPFVSLSRQTV comes from the coding sequence TTGCAGTTCAGTATCCTAGCCAGCGGAAGCAATGGGAACTCCGTCTACATCGAGCACCAGGATACGCGTATCCTGCTCGACGCGGGCATTAGTGGCAAACAGCTCCGAACTCGGTTGGAGACCACTTGTGAGCGCGATTTGGAGGGCTTGTCCGGCGTGCTGGTGACGCACGAACACGACGATCACGTCCGTGGCCTGACGCAGGTCTACAAATACGCGCAGAGCCCAGTATATATGACTGAAGGAACACACGCGTCGCTGGCGGAGAAACTTCGGCCAGAGACGTCGAATTGTCCCGTTGAATTCGTTCGCGAGGATGCGGCTTTTTACATCGGCAGCATCCGCGTAACGCCATTTGCTATCTCGCACGATGCAGAACAACCCGTGGCATACCGATTTGATACGGACGACGCAAGTCTGGCCGTCGTCACCGACCTCGGCTACGTTACCGACCATCAGAAAACCCTGTTACAGGGTTGCCAGGCGTACGTTTTCGAAAGCAATCACGATGTCGATATGCTTCGCGCAGGACGCTATCCGTGGCACCTCAAACGGCGCATTTTAGGGGACAAGGGCCACTTGTCCAACGTCGATGCGGCCTATGCGCTCGTCGATATTCTTCCAGACGAACCCGTCGACGTCTATCTTGCACACTTGAGCCAGGATAATAATCATCCAGATCTGGCTGATATTACCGTTCAGGGTATTCTCGGTGACGCACGTGCAGCGATTGCCAGGGAAATACGAGTTAAGCGCACAAGTCGACATGAAGCGACACCTTTCGTTTCACTTAGCCGCCAGACTGTATGA